CGTGTATGCAATGGACCTGCCAACCCATAACCTGCCCTGCTGCATGGTGCGCAGGCGGCTAATTTCTTCCAGAGTCTGTAATGCCTGCAATGCATGTGCATCGTTGAGATAGCAACTATCTGGTACATGGTTATCAAAAAAGAACAGTATAGGCAGTTTCAGTTTATCGTGCAGATTTTTAGGTAGCTTTTCGCTGAGGTTCCTGAGCGTTGCTGTGTCAAAAAGGTGATCTTTACCCCCTTTTGTTCTTGCTGTGGGCTTTTCTTCCAGCAGAAGCTGAGCAAGGCTTTTTCTTTCGGATACGATGCCATCGTTCAGCTTATTCATCTCTGTTCTCATCCACCTCATGAGAACCGAATCATCAACTATTGGACTTTTGCTCAGCATCATACCTCTTTTCTTTTTTATACAATAGTTGTTTAGATCAATTTGTACTTACTGTTTTTGTAGCATCGTATTGTTTCTGGGGGGACAATGGTTTAAACAATGTGTGAGCCTTGTTACTACTAAGTAGATCCACATGTCCACACTATCCCCTCTTTATGACGAAAAGCTTCAGCAGATCAAGGCCATCTTGCTGGAAACATTTGCAGGAGAGGATGTCAGAATAATTCGTATTGACCTTGATAAGCGAGGATATTCTCATAATTCAACTGAGATCGCCATAGGGATACTTTCACGGTCCCAGGGCGACAGGAAAAAGCTGATCGATTCTATGGAAAAAATAGGGAAAATAAATTTTCCATACACTATGGATCTCATAGACCTTTCGAGAGTTTCTGAAAGCCTCAGGGCTCAATTGCTGGAAGACGGTGAAGTCTGGAAAGACTGGAAATGATCACTAAGAAGTTATATTAAATTGCAGTCCTTCCTCTGGATTATGAAATATCAAGGTCAAGAGTATGAAGCGAAAACATTCAAGGACATTGATCTTACAGGCACTTCTTTCAAAAGTTCAAAGTTCATTGACTGCACTTTTGAGAATTGCAACTTATAAAATGTGGATCTGAATGACACAAAGTTCAAGGATGACAGATTCAAGAAATGCAAAATACTGGGATTGGATTTTTCAAAATGCAACAAATTCATGCTCATTATCGGGTTTGAAGACTCTTTTATTTCCTATTCTGTTTTTTCCAACATGAATTTGGAAAATACGGATTTCATTAACTGTCAGATACATGATTGCGATTTTGTCAATACTAACCTTAAAAATGCGAATTTTGAAGGGTCTAATCTTAAGAATAGCATCTTTCAAAATACTAACCTTAGCTTCACATCTTTCAGGAATGCAAGGAACTACAATATAGATCCAAATCATAATTTTCTGAAAAGAACGAAATTCTCTACCCCAGAGGTTATCTCCCTTTTAAACATCTACGATATCGATATTGAATGAAAGGGCGATAGACCAAAGAAAGCAATGATCCGGCTTCCATCAAGATCTTCATTATCGACACTACTCAGCTTTACGGACCATTGTCCTCCGGATGTGTCAAAAACTAGATATGTAGGTAATGAGAAATATGAACCAATTTATATTGGCCCTTGGAAGGGTAGAGGACGGGCCGTGTTATGTGATCCCCACTTAGTGCCAACACAACCCACTATAAGTGTTCAGCACCTGCAACATTCACGCACGACCCATCGCTCTCTTTGTCCTTTGGGTCTAAATCCATTTATTCCCGGGTGGGTCCATAACAGTGCCATTCAAGCTTACGATGTTTCCCTGAGAAGGTAACATCAAAATGTAGTAAGCTCATGGACTGTATTATTTTCCCACAATATCATATATGTCTTCAAAGTTTATCAATCATTTGTTTTGTAGACAGTGGTTGCATCTGCCCCTCGTTGAGATCGTACCATGAAGATCTCTACAGGCCCTAATTTCCAATAGTTATAAATTCATTAACCACAACCTCTTTACCATGTACGACCTGATGGATACCGCAGAAAAGATCCGCACCATGGAGATACGGGGAGCCGGCAGGATAGCAGTCGCGGCTTCAGCAGCCCTTAGGGATCACGCACGGACGCTAAGTTCACTATCCGCTGAGGAGTTTGAGAAAAGCATCAACGAGGTTGCAAGGATACTTGTGGAGACCAGGCCTACAGCCGTATCCCTGCCCAATGCTGTGGCCCTCACAAAAAAGCATTCTTCAAGGAATGCCACCGAAGCAATTGCTGAAATAGTTGCCAATTCTGAAAGGTTCATAAAAAATGCCAATGAAGCACTGGATAAGATCGGCAGGGTAGGTGCCAGGCGTATCCGTGATGGGGATGTCATTATGACCCATTGTAATTCCCATGCAGCTATTGCCATCATCAAGACAGCCTTTAAGCAGGGCAAGAAGATATCTGTCATCGCCACCGAATCAAGACCCCGCAGACAAGGTTTCATCACTATCAGAGAACTGAACGATGCAGGTATTCCTACCACGCTCATCGTGGACTCGGCTGTGAGGCTAGTCATGAAAGACGTGGACCTGGTGATCGTTGGCGCTGATTCCATTGCCGTTAACGGTGCATTGGTCAATAAGATAGGTACTTCCCAGCTTGCACTGGCGGCCAGAGAAGCTCGCAAGAACGTCCTGGTTGCAGCCGAGACCTATAAATTCAGTCCTAATACCATTCTGGGTCAGATGGTGGAAATAGAGGACCGCTCAAGTAATGAGGTTATAGACCCTGATATGCTCAAAGAGATGCCCAACGTAAAAGTGCGCAATCCGGCATTTGATATCACACCACCAGAATACATTGACCTTATAATCACAGATGCTGGTGCTTTCCCGCCGGCAATGGCATACATGGTTATTAAAGAATACCTGGGGCTGGACCTGGTAGATCTGAAATAGTTTTGTTTTCCTTATATGTGGTGAATACAGGAATTATTTGTAATCCTTCCAGCTCCACCATTTAAGCAGTTGTGGGTCATGCTCTTCGTTCGATGCATAATACACTGCACATCTGAATACATAGAGCATGCATCTGTCTATTTTCATCCCGGTATTATCACATAGTTTCAGGTAGAGTTCTTCAGGGTCTTTTCCCTTCATACCTACCACGGAACGAATACCCAATTCCCAAAGATCCTCTGCGGTTTTTTTGCCGACTCCAGGAATAACCTGTAATTCCTTAAGGGTTCGGGTTTTGTTCTCATCCTTCATTTTTTCCTACGGTAGCTACATAGATCACGAACTCATGCTCGCCGTCGAGGTCCAGCAGTTCGTTCATGTCATCATCCAGGAAGGCCGCTATGGCACAAACACCGCAGTCAATAGCTTCCGCGCTCAGGTACAGATTCTGGCACACATGACCTGCATCCAGGTGCAGATAACGATATCCTCTTTCTCCGTAGCGCCATTTCATTCTGGCTGCAACAGCTGTCCAAATGAAAGTCACTGCGCTCTTCTTTACAAAATCCTGTCCCAGACAGGCTTCAGTGATCTCCTTCGCCATATTTGTCTCAATGTCCAGTTGCAGTAGTTTATGCCCTATGGCAAGGAATCTATACAGTCCTGGCTCAAGCCCCTCCACATTATTGATCAGCAGATATGTTTCTAGCGAGTGTCTTGCGCCTGCTGATGGCACGGTCCTGAACGTGACAACATCCTCAATGATCTCTTTCACTCCCTGCGTGCACCATAAAAGATAAGAGAGTTCATTAAGTGTAAGGGGCTTATCTGAATAGCTGCGCACGCTTGTACGATGTTCGATGGCACGTCTTAAGGGCATGTCTCTCACATGAATATGATCAGGGTCTGGCAGTTCTATTATCTTAATACCATCATCTGACTCCTTTTGCAAAGGCGGCTGAGGATATCCGTTAGTTTGAGGTGCTTTTCCAAGGTACTGGAACTTAGTCAATTTCATGAAGTCTTTGCCTATCTCTTGCATTGTATACTCCCCGTTTACATATTCACTGCTGAGTTCAAATCCTTTATCATATCTTTATCATATATTGGTTTTTGAATACTTATCCACTGCCATGTCCTTACTTATCAGCCCTGATGACTACAAATCCCCCATCTCCTGATCCGCCTCTGACAGGTTCTATATCTGGGATCATTTCCAGTGGCCTGAAAAGGGTCTGAACTATGGTAATGTCCCTGAAACCAGCTTCATGGATATATGCTTTTATTTCGTCCACTGAATGGAGTTTGACAGGTGAGTATGATCCTTTTTCATGCTGTCTTTTCTCATATTTTTTCTCATATACATCCCCTAGTCTGCTGTTCCTGTCTATCATTCCAAGAACCATTCTGCCATCTGTTTTTAGTATCCTGCGAACCTCAGCGAACGCTTGCTGCATGTCAGTCATAAAAGGATCTATAGTAACCATCAGAGCAAGATCAAGACTCTTATCCTTGAGTGGTAAGTCTTCTACCACTGCTTGTATACAAATTATATTTCGTTCTCTGGCTAATTCCAGCATTCTCCTGGAAGGGTCTGCGCCATAAGTGATATGCAGGGCTTGTGCAAATCTCCCAGTCCCCACTCCTATCTCTATGGATCTTTGTTCCTGGTATACGTTTCCCAACACCTTCTTTATAGCAGCCAGTTCTGAATAGAACACTTTAATGTGCTGGTCATACCAGGCATCATATCCCTGTTCCTTTGCATCTGTATTACGTGATGATTTCATTCGAGACATTTAAGATTTCAATTGATTCTATCTAAATACCTTTCCATTTATTAATAAAGATGATTGAAAACTATCAATTAATGTAATATTCTATCGTACTGGTAAATCTATCATGCGAGTAAGATGCGAATGGGCTTCTTTCAGTGAACTTGCTCTCCAATATCATGATAATGAGTGAGGTGTGCCGCTACACGATGACAGGTCGCTTTTCGAATTCCTTGTGCTGGAAGGGGCACAGGCGGGTTTAAGCTGGGAAACGATCCTCAGGAAAAGGAATAATTACAGAAAGGCTTTTGACAATTTCGATCACGAGAAGATTGCAGCCTATGATTATGTGAACTACCCCTCCCTGCTTTCTGATGAAAGCGAGGAAGGGGCTTCTTGTTTCATTCTTCGAACCACTGTTCGCAAGTCCACAAGCTCATCCCCTGCGTTCCACAGGTGTCAGATTATTATAAGATTTTGCTCTTGAATAGAGAATTTCTTGATATTGATTGCAGCATTTATATCTCTGTCATGCTTTGTTTTGCAATCTGGACACGTCCAGTCCCTATCCGCAAGTGTTAGCTTTCCGTTATAATAGCCACACACATTACAGATTCTTGTACTTGGCTCAAACTGTCCAATACGGAGTATGGTTTTTCCAAACCATTCAGCTTTGTATTCCAGTTTAGTTACAAAACTACACCATCCAGCATCGGAAATTGATTGAGCAAGACAATGATTTTTTAACATACCTTTAACATTCAGAGTTTCCAGAGCTATTGCTTGGTTCTCGCTAATCAGTCTAAAAGAGAGTTTATTCTGGAAATCGTTTCTTTGATTTGCTATTTTGTCATGGAGTGATGCAAGTCTTTGTTTAGCCTTTGCTCTGTTCTGTGAGCCTTTCTGTTTCCTTGATACTCTTTTCTGTAATACCTTCAATCGCTGTAAGGAGTTCTTCAGATACTTTGGATTTTCAACTTTTTCTCCGTTTGAGAGAACAGCAAAGTCTTTGATACCTATATCTATTCCAATTGTAGTTGATTCTGAAAAGTTCTGCTTATTTGGAATTTGTTTTCCATCTTCGACAAGAATACTGATATAATATTTTTCCGTACATGTCCTTGAAATGGTTGCGGTTTTAAGCTTACCTTCAAACCTTCTATGAAGTATGGTTTTGACTTCTCCTATTTTTGGGATCTTAATTATTTGCTTCTCGAAATCTACAGAGTAATGTTGTGGCATCTGATAAGACTGGACTGGGTTTTTTTTAGATTTGAATTTGGGAAATCCAGTTTTCTCTCTGAAGAATTTTGTAAATGCTGATTCTACATTTACTAAAGAGGCAAGCAGAGCCTGTGAATTAGCTTCTTTCAACCATTCATTAGAATGTTTCACTTCGTGAACTAAAATCCGTTGCAAATCAAACCTTGATATTGATTCCTTAGTTTGTTCATAAGTTTTTATTTTTTGTTCTAAAGCCCAATTATATACAAATCTACACGCACCAAAATGAACTTTTATTATTTCCTCTTGTTTTTTGGTTGGGTAGATTCGGAATTTATAGGCTTTTAACATATTATACAATATGGTTTATAGATAAATATATGTTTCTCTAAACATGTTGTGTTATGACATGTACGCATTCATCTCCCACCTGCCAGCTTACGGCTGGCGAGGAAGGAGATTTCTGCTGTAGAAGTTAAAAACGAAGGTATCGTTCGCAACAGGCTTAAGGTCAGATCTGCAATTAATAATGCCAAGGCTTTCAAAAAGGTTCGGGAGGAGTTTGGTTCATTCGACAAGTACATCTGGAACTTTGTGGACCATACATCTGTGCAGAATTCCTGGAAGTCGCTGGCAGATATCCCTGCAAAGACCGAGATTGCAGAAAATATCAGCAAAGATCTGAAAAAAATAATGGTGAGATCTTGTTATGCCTCATGACAAATACCCGTATGGTCTCTCCTCATAACGCTTTAATAATTCTTCAACGGATGCATTCGAAGTTCCGGATTCGGAACCGAATAACAGGCTTGAAAGCGAAGGCTTGTTCATATATACTACAGTAGGTTCTCCTTCTATGCCAGCCAGTTCCGTAGCAATGTCTATAGCATCATAGAAGTTGCCAAGTTCGTCCACAAGGCCCAGTTCCTTTGCCTTTTTACCGGTATATATCCTGCCATCTGCAATATCCTTGACTTCGCTTACGGACATATTGCGCCCTTCTGCAACATTTGTCACGAATGTATCGTAAACTTCCATTATTATGCTGTCGGCGTATTCCTTTTCCTCATCAGAGAGACCTCTCCATGAGCCGCCCATATCCTTGAACTCTCCGGATTTAGCCACATGGAATTCTATTCCTTCCTGGTCATAGTAAGCAGACATGTTCTCAAAGGTCCATATCACGCCTATACTACCGGTCATCGTAGAAGGATTTGCCACGATTACGTCAGCAGGCACTGATATATGATATGCTGCACTGGCAGCTACGTTACCCATGGATACAACTATAGGCATACCTTCATCATGGGCTCTTTTCACTTCTTCATATATCTCCTCACCAGCTGTTGAAGATCCACCGGGGCTATCAACCCTCAATAAGATCGCTTTTACGCTTTGATCTTGCACAGCCTTGCGTATATTCTCATTTATTCCATCAGGGGTTGCATATCCCAATCCATTGTATATGCTGCCGGAAACAATTTCGCCTTCAACGTAGATAACTGCAATCTTGTCACCGCTGGCATACAGATTGCCATCAAAATTACCCATAATGGCTGCAAGGCTTGCACCAATAAGAACGATAAGGAATCCGGCTAATAACAGGTACATTTTCCATCTGCTTTTGCCGGGCGCTATAGCTGCAGATGTGTTTCTGTTATAGGCAGAAGGTACGCTTGGCGGGATCTCCCTTTCCGCCTTCCCTGATATATAGGGATCATTCTCCATAGATGGTTTTTCCTCTCCATGGTCTGCATTGCGGCTATTTGCCACATCTTCAGGATTCATCTGGATTATTCCTTCCTGGCAAGAGAATGTGCATGAAGATTGAAATAGTTATCTTGACTAATTTAAGCGCATGTTTTGTAGAATTTAGAGATGTCTGAAAAGGTTATTATACACTATCAGGATCGTCCCATAAAAGCTTCTCAGGTGACAGAGGTACTCATTGACCTTGATAAATACATTAGAGAAGTAAATGAATGGGGATAAACGTCTGGTATAAGCAAAAAAAGAAAAGTATGAGTTATTGAATTAACTCATAAAAAAACTATTTTTTTTAAAATTTATCTTTTCCTTCCAAGGAAATAATAAG
This DNA window, taken from Methanomethylovorans hollandica DSM 15978, encodes the following:
- a CDS encoding DUF61 family protein, whose protein sequence is MRTEMNKLNDGIVSERKSLAQLLLEEKPTARTKGGKDHLFDTATLRNLSEKLPKNLHDKLKLPILFFFDNHVPDSCYLNDAHALQALQTLEEISRLRTMQQGRLWVGRSIAYTIMKKYPTVVQIVMG
- a CDS encoding pentapeptide repeat-containing protein, with the translated sequence MDLNDTKFKDDRFKKCKILGLDFSKCNKFMLIIGFEDSFISYSVFSNMNLENTDFINCQIHDCDFVNTNLKNANFEGSNLKNSIFQNTNLSFTSFRNARNYNIDPNHNFLKRTKFSTPEVISLLNIYDIDIE
- a CDS encoding ribose 1,5-bisphosphate isomerase, which encodes MYDLMDTAEKIRTMEIRGAGRIAVAASAALRDHARTLSSLSAEEFEKSINEVARILVETRPTAVSLPNAVALTKKHSSRNATEAIAEIVANSERFIKNANEALDKIGRVGARRIRDGDVIMTHCNSHAAIAIIKTAFKQGKKISVIATESRPRRQGFITIRELNDAGIPTTLIVDSAVRLVMKDVDLVIVGADSIAVNGALVNKIGTSQLALAAREARKNVLVAAETYKFSPNTILGQMVEIEDRSSNEVIDPDMLKEMPNVKVRNPAFDITPPEYIDLIITDAGAFPPAMAYMVIKEYLGLDLVDLK
- a CDS encoding helix-hairpin-helix domain-containing protein, whose amino-acid sequence is MKDENKTRTLKELQVIPGVGKKTAEDLWELGIRSVVGMKGKDPEELYLKLCDNTGMKIDRCMLYVFRCAVYYASNEEHDPQLLKWWSWKDYK
- a CDS encoding SagB/ThcOx family dehydrogenase encodes the protein MQEIGKDFMKLTKFQYLGKAPQTNGYPQPPLQKESDDGIKIIELPDPDHIHVRDMPLRRAIEHRTSVRSYSDKPLTLNELSYLLWCTQGVKEIIEDVVTFRTVPSAGARHSLETYLLINNVEGLEPGLYRFLAIGHKLLQLDIETNMAKEITEACLGQDFVKKSAVTFIWTAVAARMKWRYGERGYRYLHLDAGHVCQNLYLSAEAIDCGVCAIAAFLDDDMNELLDLDGEHEFVIYVATVGKNEG
- a CDS encoding class I SAM-dependent methyltransferase encodes the protein MSRMKSSRNTDAKEQGYDAWYDQHIKVFYSELAAIKKVLGNVYQEQRSIEIGVGTGRFAQALHITYGADPSRRMLELARERNIICIQAVVEDLPLKDKSLDLALMVTIDPFMTDMQQAFAEVRRILKTDGRMVLGMIDRNSRLGDVYEKKYEKRQHEKGSYSPVKLHSVDEIKAYIHEAGFRDITIVQTLFRPLEMIPDIEPVRGGSGDGGFVVIRADK
- a CDS encoding DNA-3-methyladenine glycosylase I yields the protein MPLHDDRSLFEFLVLEGAQAGLSWETILRKRNNYRKAFDNFDHEKIAAYDYVNYPSLLSDESEEGASCFILRTTVRKSTSSSPAFHRCQIIIRFCS
- the tnpB gene encoding IS200/IS605 family element RNA-guided endonuclease TnpB, giving the protein MLKAYKFRIYPTKKQEEIIKVHFGACRFVYNWALEQKIKTYEQTKESISRFDLQRILVHEVKHSNEWLKEANSQALLASLVNVESAFTKFFREKTGFPKFKSKKNPVQSYQMPQHYSVDFEKQIIKIPKIGEVKTILHRRFEGKLKTATISRTCTEKYYISILVEDGKQIPNKQNFSESTTIGIDIGIKDFAVLSNGEKVENPKYLKNSLQRLKVLQKRVSRKQKGSQNRAKAKQRLASLHDKIANQRNDFQNKLSFRLISENQAIALETLNVKGMLKNHCLAQSISDAGWCSFVTKLEYKAEWFGKTILRIGQFEPSTRICNVCGYYNGKLTLADRDWTCPDCKTKHDRDINAAINIKKFSIQEQNLIII
- a CDS encoding DNA-3-methyladenine glycosylase I, whose protein sequence is MSAVEVKNEGIVRNRLKVRSAINNAKAFKKVREEFGSFDKYIWNFVDHTSVQNSWKSLADIPAKTEIAENISKDLKKIMVRSCYAS
- the sppA gene encoding signal peptide peptidase SppA, which gives rise to MNPEDVANSRNADHGEEKPSMENDPYISGKAEREIPPSVPSAYNRNTSAAIAPGKSRWKMYLLLAGFLIVLIGASLAAIMGNFDGNLYASGDKIAVIYVEGEIVSGSIYNGLGYATPDGINENIRKAVQDQSVKAILLRVDSPGGSSTAGEEIYEEVKRAHDEGMPIVVSMGNVAASAAYHISVPADVIVANPSTMTGSIGVIWTFENMSAYYDQEGIEFHVAKSGEFKDMGGSWRGLSDEEKEYADSIIMEVYDTFVTNVAEGRNMSVSEVKDIADGRIYTGKKAKELGLVDELGNFYDAIDIATELAGIEGEPTVVYMNKPSLSSLLFGSESGTSNASVEELLKRYEERPYGYLS